Genomic segment of Juglans microcarpa x Juglans regia isolate MS1-56 chromosome 7S, Jm3101_v1.0, whole genome shotgun sequence:
AATGAAGGTTGGAATCCAAAAACAACTGTCAGAGCTCAAATTTCCCAGTTTCAACTGAACTTGACCTTGAAGATAGAAGAGAAGAGGTGTTAGACTCTTCTGGTCAAACATACATCACATCTAGGTTATTCATGTTGCTTTGCAGTTTTTGAAgcaatcaatttttcataaacaaGTCAATGAAAGTCATTTAAAGTCACACAGATTTGAGCCATAGATGCTGCTAGTACTTGGTAAAACTGAGATCTATCCTCctttaaaagtgtaaaaaaacttTTCTGCTGAGGTATCTGTGCAGAAACTCACGTCTTTGGCTGGCAAGATACGGGAAGGTTTTGCATATTCCTGAAAATCTGGGCAGAAGCCTATTAATTTACtcgaatattaaaaaaaactacaaagtAATTCAACCTTGATAGAATATAAAGCAAATGGTCTAATTCACTTCAATCTTGTTAGAACTGCTATCTATTATGATTTAAAATTTGAGGAGAAACAGATTTTCCCCACTCAAAACCccaacaaccccccccccccccccccccccccaaaaaaaaaaaaagaaaaaagaaagaatacaaaaaagagaaaaacccTCCTTCTAGATATAATAATCGAAGTAAGATAATAACCTTAGAGCACACTTCACACTTCCCAGTGACTTGTGGCCATTTCTTGAATACAAATCAGAAGGTGGGCCTCTACAGAAGTAGAAACCTAAAATCAAGCAAATGAATTCTGTGACTATTTGGGGCGTGCACCCTTGCAATTGCCTGTTTCATATCCCTTGCAGTTGTTTAATCACTTCATGACACACAATCCTGGAGCTACTTCCAACTTTGATATGAACTAGAATCACTTTTTTTGGAGCTGTATTGAAATTACAGAAAGATAAAATCATTGCAGAGGATCGACAGACATACCATACAGGATATACTTCGCTTAGAACCTGAAGTTAACTCATTGAAAGGGAAGAGCTTCCTCGCTAAGGATCTCTTATAATATTTACCTCCAAGGCTACAAACAATGGCAGAACCATAAGCACCAAAAGTACCACATATTACATTCCAACCACCATCAAAATTCATTCACTACCGACTGTTTCCAACAAACCCTTTACCATTAAAAGCAACAACGCACATTCGACTCATGCACACATGACTTCAGTTTTCATAAGTTACATTGATTTAACATCGTATCTTGAACAGCTCTAAGAAACAAAATGATGGGTATCATATCACGTCATATTATCATATTCAAGAGCAACGACAATTTGCACTATACAATATGACAATATTGTTAACTATTTACACAATATGGTCTAAAGGTATGTGAAATCAATTACTTACAACAGTACTGCATAAGTTTAACATATCACACCAGGAGTCATGACTGATTTATACTGTCTAAAGGTACGTGAAATCAATAACATACAACAGTAGTACTACATAAGTTTAGCATATATATCACAATGGAGTGACTGGTTTttattggcaaaacaagcaccATTTTTATGACAGATTATGTCGAATTCAAATAGCCTTAAACATTGTTAAATCAGGTAAGCTGAAAGTGGATTGAACACTCGTACAAATTACAAGTTTACGGAAAAATACTAAAGACACAGCCCAATACGATCAACGTAATTGCTTACTTTCTATCCAGTTTTCTTAAGTAGTAAAAAATTTCATCAGttatgttttattaattagCACTATATTCATATCAGGtaaccttataaaaaatttatgcttTACAGCAAACTAGACACTAATTTTTTGCGAAATACGCCAGCCCACAAAACCATCTAAAAGAACCACAATTTTTTTGGGTTcccaattaaataaaaaaaaaaggaaccaaaCATGAATTTTGAGGTGGTGGCTAGTAAGCAAAGAGCTGAAAATGTGAGACCTTTAAAACTGTTTCCCATGGAAAACAAAGTTAGTACGTACCGTGGAGATCAGACTTTTTGGAGGGGATACTGAAGCCTAAATGTCCAGTTTGGGTGTGGATCCTTCTGTTTGCCTTCGAGAAAGCGGCTCCATAGCTGCACCTGAGTCATGGTTCTAATTTTATATTAGGCAAAAAGATGTTCACCCAGTTGGCGTTTGTAGTCCAACGGTTAGGATAATTGCCTTCCAAGCAATAGACCCGGGTTCGACTCCCGGCAGACGCACTTCTTTTTATGCTTCTGAGAAAACTTTGGAggtagtaataatattaaactgCCATGATTTTCTTGATAAGAGTTGTCAGCAAAACTGACTTGAGATGCAAACAGAATTTATGAGCTCTTCAATTTGATACAGAGCAGTATCTCAGTTACAACATGCTAACCCAATGGTTTTGAATTAAGCCCAAACTCCTCTTCAAAACCCCCACCGTCTGAGAGAATAGTCTTTTCTAATATGAAGATGAGTCCAATCCTCTCTTTTGATGCTTTCCTTATATGGATAGCCTCTATAATGGCGCTTTTGCCACCTTTTCCTTTCTTATCAAGTTGTTCCCGGACTGCCTCATATTCACGGTGTTTTTCCTTTGCTTCTGTGCCTCTCTCATATACACTGTCAGGGGTCCTCTGCCTCTTTGGgccattttattttacaaatatttggGATAGGACCCATCAAATATATGCCATCATGTAAGATAACAGAGGAGAGTAAACAGCAACCGTTTGATGATACTTGTAACAAAATTGGAATCACACAAACAGTAGCATGAAATCCATCACTCTTCTCTTCTGCATAACTTTTGTTGTTATTAGATATCGCTAGTTAATCTTCTTATCATATTGACAGTGGCTTGAGCTTTTAATCCTTGGGCTATTTTATCAGAAGTCTATAAGTAGCTATGCTAAGGGAGGCAAATCATGTTAACGGGTTATGTTCGTATCGTGTCAAAGcatgaatattatattatatgggtCGATACAAATACGACTAGCTAAGCTTAATATGTCAAtatttcaaaccctaacacgacttATTAACATAACGGATTGACCTGACCCGACCCGTTATAAccctttattaattaataaaaaataggtcAACACGACACAACCCATTTCAACCAGTTATATGTTAATGGGTTGAACTGACTCGTTTCAACCCGTTTTATTTTAACCTAATTCACATAATttcacattaaaattaaaatcacaatatcatccaaaaacataaaactaaCTACTAATATGACAATCTAATAtccttcaaaaagaaaatgccaaTTACAAGCAGAACAGGCCCTGTTCCATATTTGTTTGTTGCCAAATATGTTTGTCCACACATCTTGCACTTGGCACGTGGCTTGCCGATGTTACTATCATCACTGTTTTCAGAATCAAGAAGCATCTCAAACAAACTCCACACATTTGATCGTTTCCTTTGTTTCGCCTTCCCTCCTTCATTTTGACAACTTGTTGAGACATCTTCCAGCAAGTCCAAGTCAATCAAATCATCATTCACACCTACTGCCTCAAACATCTGacataacaaaacaaaatcgAACATGAAAAAATAGCATGATTTTACAAGTGTATAACAATAACATTAGCATTTCGAACACTACCACAATCCATAACAAACAAGCATGGTTTAAAAGTTTCTAATTGACTCTAGGAAGTTTTACTAACAAGCCGACATAATACGCCCATTCATGCATATTCATGATCACTGTAAGCTGGGAGAGCATCTCCTATTTAGATAGATTTCAAAGATTAAGCTAATTAAGCTCACATGCATATTAAGCTAGGAGTAAgatctttaaaaattttgttcaGAATTCTAGTATCTTCAATACTTATCAGATAGATATAGCTAGATACATGAAGTAGATcctatattatttattgatcatatgaataatcataataaaaattaacaatgactcactttatatatatacaacattaGACCCACAAATTCAAATAAGAAATAGAAACTTATAATCCATTTTGTCAAAAGCTTAATgagcaaaaagaagaaaataagccAAATTAAGCAAAATGAATGGTCCCAAACCAtgtattcataattaaaaattagCATGACTTAATGCTCATGAATGGTCCCAGaccatataattttgttaaaaaaagaaagaaggtgCCGGCATCTTCAGTATGCTAACGTATTATATAGAATGGACCCTACGTTTCTTTGAATTTGTGCTTAAAATCTGGGAGATTTTGGACCTTTTTGAAACTGagtaagaattttatttttaaagatgaagaaatttGAGATTAAGATTCAAGTGCTAGGGTTTGAGATATTAACTTACCTTTTTGCTGGAGATTTGGAGAGAAGCTAGCAGTTGAGCGGCAAGACAGGGTTGAGAAGAAGGGGGCGGTCTTTTGCGAGTGAAGAATGAAGATGAATGTGTGGGAGTGAGCCAAGTGACTGAGAGTGCGGCAGGAGTTTTAACGGGTTGACTCGTTTTcgacccgttaagcaatcgtgtcttaacggacCGATTCGTTTTGATCAGAACCTTTTAAGACTAAACTCAAATCCGTTATTATTATGTCATGTTTGTGTTCGTATTGGATTAACagatcgtgtcacatattgccactccTAAGCTGTACTGAGAGGCTTAAAATTGTTTCATGAATAAACTTCCATTGTTCTAGTGTTTATCACACCACCATCTATCTATCAATCTCAATACTTGTGAGCATAGCATTATTCACACCTACTTTAAGTCCAtcactataaaataataaaattggggataaaataaattacccaaaacaataatattattccaAACTTAGGgaatgaaattaaatattagaaaaagagagaggaaacaagaaaaggaatataaaagagaaatgtcTGTTCCTACCCACTAACTAGTATTAAACAAAAGGCTCACTCCAACGTGCACTCACgttgttgtgtattttgttttgtcttttaaCCGATTACAAGTAAAACGCGTAGTTAAAGACTAAATTATTTCGCATAAACAATGCTAATTAATTCCGTTCCCCTCCAGTAAATGTAATTACATGTATAATAAAAggttaaaatgtttttattttgcttctttaaatatatatatatatatatatgtatttcgATAAATTCTAAGTAATCAAAATGCTATGATAGATATGTTTCCctttctaaattaaaatttaaaatttaaacaaaaattaaaaaaataagtttgcaCCTAATTACACTGAAACTGAGTGGATGGgcttaaaagagagaaaaatgcgTGACTCCATATTTTTGGGATATCTTTCCCTTATTAATGATATCACTCGATCATCACCATTGCCAAAAGTAACGGCATCACATAAATCAGGAAAACACAACCCACGTTCCGCATGctccttattaaaaaaaaaaaaaaaaaaacctcagaaAATGCGAATAGATTCTATGTTTATATATAGGATCCGGCCGACGAGCTGACTATTTTGACTACCCACACCCTGTAGAATATCCTTCAAAATAAGTTTATATGTATACTGATCAGATCAGAACAGTTCCTTCCAAATTATTTCGTCGGCCCTCTGACAATAACATCTTATATTGACTGGCAATCGATCTCATGTATAAGTATATTCATTTATTCTATTCCCTTGCACAAGCGGGTGGCTTGTATAGCCTTTTATAGATCGATCAGATCCTTTGCCCCGGTTGCCCTCCTTTATAGGCCGCAACTTCCGTTACCAATATTCCAGCATCTTCTGGCATCTGTCTAATTCATCACTTCCAGTTCCATCACGCAACAATAGATCCCATAACCTCGAGAAAACCGGTAAACATGCCTCAGCAGCTCCCTGTCTCCACCCTGGCGGCGGCGACGACgacagcaacaacaacaacaacgacAACAACAAGCAGTCCTGACCCAAAGAAGCTGACTCTCATACCTCTCATCTTTATCATCTACTTTGAAGTGGCCGGTGGCCCTTATGGAGAGGAACCTGCGGTGAAAGCAGCAGGACCCCTCTTCGCCATTCTCGGTTTCCTTATCTTCCCCTTCATATGGAGTATCCCCGAGGCCCTTATCACCGCTGAGCTCTCCACCACCTTTCCTGGCAACGGTGGCTTTGTCATATGGGCTGAGCGTGCCTTTGGTCCTTTCTGGGGATCTCTCATGGGAACATTGAAGTTCCTCAGTGGTGTCATCAACGTCGCTGCCTTCCCAGTTCTTTGTATAGACTACATGAAGCGATTAATCCCTGATTTGGAATCTGGCCTTCCTAGGTACCTTTCAATCTTGGGCTCAACTTTTGGCCTTTCCTTTCTTAATTATACTGGTTTGACAATCGTTGGATATGCTGCTGTGGCACTTGCTGTTGTTTCACTTTTGCCTTTTATATTGATGACCTTGATTGCACTCCCCAAGATTCGGCCTCATAGATGGATCAGTTTGGGGCAGAAAGGTGTGAAAAAAGATTGGAACTTGTTTTTCAACACTCTTTTCTGGAACTTGAATTTCTGGGATAATGTCAGCACTCTAGCCGGAGAAGTTGATAAGCCCCAGAAAACATATCCGAAGGCTCTTTTCGTTGCGGTGATTTTCACTTGCCTGGCATACCTGTTTCCACTATTGGCCGTGACAGGATCTCTCTCCGTGAACCAAAGC
This window contains:
- the LOC121241693 gene encoding probable polyamine transporter At3g13620; translated protein: MPQQLPVSTLAATTTSSPDPKKLTLIPLIFIIYFEVAGGPYGEEPAVKAAGPLFAILGFLIFPFIWSIPEALITAELSTTFPGNGGFVIWAERAFGPFWGSLMGTLKFLSGVINVAAFPVLCIDYMKRLIPDLESGLPRYLSILGSTFGLSFLNYTGLTIVGYAAVALAVVSLLPFILMTLIALPKIRPHRWISLGQKGVKKDWNLFFNTLFWNLNFWDNVSTLAGEVDKPQKTYPKALFVAVIFTCLAYLFPLLAVTGSLSVNQSEWESGFMAIAAEMIAGKWLKIFLEVGAVLSAIGLYEAQLSSSAFQLLGMADMGSLPKFFGLRSKWFNTPWVGILLSTLISLGVSYMDFTDIISSANFLYSLSMLLEFASFIWLRRKLPMLKRPYRVPLRLPGLVLMCSIPSGFLIVIMAIATKTVYLVSGIMTVAGIGWYYLMRLCKSKKLFQFNIGGEEIGFEENDEERDVAHL